The genome window GACTGCTAGAATCTGTTTGAAGTTCTTCTGCCTTCCCTAAGAGGCTCATGATTAAAGACCAATTTCTTTCATCAATTTTTTATAAAGATCGAAGTAATTGGACTTGGAGAATTCTCTGATAAGATCATCCGGTAAGTTCCCAAGCATTCCATCCAAATAAGCAAGAACTTTCTTCTTCTCTTCAATGGATAATTGATCTTTGGCATTCTCACTGCTAGTTTCTTCGTCAGTAATCCTTGATTCTTCGATCTTGTTATCACTTTCAGCTGCTGGAGTCGCACGCAGTTCTTCCAAAGGAGATAATGATCCGTCCTCAGCATACTCGTCCATATCGATGACTTCAATGTCATCTTCTTGATCGAGGTCAAGGGAAGAAAATTTAGTCGAAGAATCATCTTGAGAGAAATCTAAATCGGAGGAATCACTAAATTGCGAATCTGAAGAATCTAAATCTGTTGCAACCATGTCAAATTCAGAATCATCTGATACATCAGGAGTCTCTTCAACTATTTGATCCTGAACTTCGAGATCTTCACCTGGTGGCAAATCTCCAAGAATATTTGTCAATTCTTCATTAGAAAGTGTGATAGGCTCATCCGCACTAGTATCATCTAACGAAAATTCGTCGGCAGAGAACTCGTCAGAATCTGAGCTGACTATCGGAGACTCGGCTTCATCTTCATCATCAATTAATGTAATTTCATCCTCAACCGGAATCAAATCCAATCCGAAGTCGTCTTCTCCGAATCCAGATCCAGAAGCAGCTTTTGAGGTTTCTGGATTATCAAGACTATCTTCAGAAGATTCAAGAGGTTCTATCTCCTCGAAACCTGCGATTGCAGGAAGCTCATCTTCTGCTCCTAAAATATTTCCTAACTCTTCGTCTGAGAGAGTTAGGTTGTCTTCTTCTTCCGCATCAGCTTTAATTTCTGTCGAATCATTCGCGTCAGATGGTTCAGACAATAGATCTATATCTTCGGAGGAGACATCAGCATCTTCTAAAGTAAATTCTTCGAAATCAACCGTATCATCTGGTTCTGGAAGACCAGCAAGGTCGAATTCATCTTCATCACCCATTGGATCAAAATTTGTTGCTAACGAATCATCATCATGCGTAGATTCAGCGTCTTCTTCATCACCGGTAATTGCAGAAAGCTCATCGAGTGATAAGGTTATAGGCTCATCTGCCTCTTCATCCTTGATCTCAAGACCATTTATAATTTCATCTGTATCTGTTGTATCAATAGCATCTTTATCTTTATCTTTATCTTTATCTTTATTTTCATCTTTTTCTGAATCAAAAGATATATCATTAGAATCTTCAGGAAGGGTATCATCCCAAGCAAATCCCAAGCCAGACTCATCATCGTCTGCCGTCGTTAGCTTAGAATCCAAACTTTCCAATGGTTCATCAGAAAAAATATCTGAATCCAATTCATCGATTGGTTTATCAGAAAAGATATCTTCTTCGGATTTCTTTTCTTCAGAATCAAAAAGTCCGTCATCCAAACTCGAATCAGAATCTCCGAAATCGAAGTCATCCTTAGAATCTTCCTCCGAATCCGCGGTTGTGATATTTGCCAACTCATCCATCGAAAGTGTAATTGGTTCATCTGCCGCGTCTTCTTCACCAAAAAGATCTTCATCGCTCTCTAATAAATTGGAATTTGCTTCTTGCTCGGATTCCAAACTAGATTCATCAATTGTAAAATCATCATTATCACCAAATTCCATTGTGGATGGTGAATGCTTTTCTTCATCACTCTCTTCAAAAGCAGCTATGTTCTCGAGCTCATCGAGAGAAAGTGTGATCGGTTCTTCTGCCGCATCTTCTTCACTAAATAAATCAGTCGCGGAAGGAGGATCCGAATCTAATACACCATCAAAGTCAAGATCATCATTGAATGAAGTTTGTGGCGCATTATTGATATCTAAATCTAGGCCTAATTCATTATCGTCGCTATCAACAACATGATATTCATTAGTATCAGAATCTTCTTCCTCGGATGCCATAATATTTTCAAGCTCATCCATAGACAGAGCAATAGGTTCATCCGATAGGTCTTCGTTCTCATCAAGCAAAGAAGTAGATTCAGTTTCCTTTTCTTCATTTGGAACTAAGTGGTCATGATCAGATTCAAGACCGACCATACTTGCTTCTCTTTCATCTTCATCAAAAATATCAGTGCCTAAAATTTGATCCAGTTCATCATCCGAAAATACTGTTGTCCCAGTGCTATCGTCATTCGGGTCAATATTTTCTGAGGTTTCGTTGATATCGGCAAAATCTTCGTCCTCTAGATCATTTGAATCGTTGCCTGTTATATTATCTAATTCATCGATAGAAAGTGTAATAGGTTCATCTTCTTCGTCCGACTCACCAAAAGTAAGATCGTCATCATTAAAAGAACTATCATTTTCTGATGTTAGGTTTTCATTTACGATTTCATCAATTTTTTCATCGATCAACGGATCATCTTCGTCCAGATCCAGTTCAATCTCTGTATCGGAGTCATTTTCAATCTTAGAATCCGACTCGGTATCAAAACCATCAAAGTCTTCCAAAACGGTATCCTCATGTGATGTTTTGGCACTTGAGTCTGTATCACCAAAATTCTCGAAAGAATCACCGCTTGAATCAGAATCATTTATATTAAAATCTATATCTTCAAAATCAGTTGATTCGGAATCGTGGGACAAATGATCTTCCACGACAAATTCTTCGCCAATCAAATCGAGCTCAGAATCCAAATCCATACCCAGTGAATCGCCTTCTACTGGATAGTCATCGCCTGAACTTGCAACCATTGAATCTAAACCAAAATCGTCATCAGCATCAAGCAATACTTCTTCTGATTCACTGGCTCCTATTTCATTCAGGTCTGGAGGTTCCATACCTGGATCGATAAGTTCATTATTTTTAGCTATGGAGGCATCTTCTCCTTCCATTTCAAATGAAAAGGAGTCTTCGTCTAACACGGGTTCCATATCAGAAAACTCGTCTTCGTTGAATTTACTAGCTTTGTCAGCCATGCCTTACCTTTCTACCTATCTCCCAAACGAATCATAAACCATCTAAGTCTATATAATTGGATATTATTTAAGGGCGATTGAGTAATTCTCAATTCGATCTTGTATGCTTCCATCTTTCCAATAAGATATTCCAATCGAAAAGAAATACAAGAAAGATTTTGAAATACTCTCCCACTCTCTTAGTATTTTCGGAAAGAAGTGGGGGAAAAAGTTAATTTTGTTTGAGTAAAATGCGAGTTTTGGCTTTTTTTATTTCCTTCACTTTGTCTAGTGAGGCTGGCATAGCAGCAAGCTCAGCCAATCGAGCTTCAGATTCAGCAATATTGATAGATTCCATGCTATCAGCACCATCTGCGAGGATATTCACAACAGATTTACGGACTTCTACGAATCCACCATCCACTACCATTTTCAGAACGGAACCATCGATCTTACGAATCTGAATGATTCCTATTCCCAGAGAAGCAACCAAGGGAGCATGGTTTGGGTAGATACCAAATGAACCTACTTCCCCTGGAACCACAACGGATGCAACCTCACCAGAGAATAAGTTTTTCTCTGGTGAAAGGATGGAAACTTTCAGTGATTTTTGAGTGCTTTCTTCTGACATAATTTTAGTTATTCGCTCTTAATTTCTTAGCTTTTTCGATCGCATCATCAATCGATCCAACCATGTAGAAAGCTTGTTCTGGAAGATCATCGTACTTACCACTGATCAATTCTTTGAAAGAACGAATTGTATCTTCAAGCTTCACATATTTACCAGGAGCTCCTGTGAAAACTTCTGCAACATGGAAAGGCTGTGACAAAAATTTCTCTATCTTTCTTGCACGAGCAACCAAGATCTTATCGTCTTCTGAAAGTTCGTCCATACCAAGAATCGCAATGATATCTTGAAGGTCTTTGTATCTTTGAAGAATTCTTTGGATCTCACGGGCAACGGAGTAATGCTCTTCACCCAAAATATCTGGGTTCATAACTCTAGAAGTAGAATCCAATGGATCTACCGCAGGATAGATACCTTTATCGGAGATCGCTCTTGATAATACTGTTGTTGCGTCCAAGTGAGTAAAAGCCGTAGCTGGAGCTGGGTCAGTCAAGTCGTCCGCAGGAACGTAAATCGCTTGAACTGATGTAATCGATCCACGTTGAGTCGATGTAATCCTTTCTTGAAGCGCACCCATCTCAGTAGAAAGAGTTGGTTGGTAACCCACAGCAGAAGGCATCCTTCCCAAAAGAGCAGATACTTCAGATCCCGCTTGCGAGAAACGGAAAATATTATCTACGAATAAAAGTACGTCTGTTCCAATGGTATCACGGAAATGTTCCGCCATTGTAAGAGCAGAAAGAGCAACTCTTAAACGAGCACCTGGAGGTTCATTCATCTGACCATAACAAAGAACTGTTTTGTCGATAACGCCCGACTCCTTCATCTCTCTCCAAAGGTCATTTCCTTCTCTTGTTCTCTCACCCACTCCAGCGAAAACCGAAAATCCACCATGTTGCTTAGCAATATTGTTGATCAATTCTTGAATGAGAACTGTTTTACCAACACCCGCACCACCGAATAATCCGGTCTTACCACCTTTGATATAAGGAGCAAGTAGATCGATCACCTTAATACCTGTTTCAAATACTTCTGTTTTTGGAGAAAGATCCTCATACGCTGGAGCAGATCTATGAATCGGAAGACGATCTGTAACACTTACAGGACCTGCTTCATCTACTGGCTCACCCAAAACGTTGAAAATTCTTCCTAAGGTTTTCTCACCTACCGGAACGCTGATGGGAGCTCCTGTATCGATAACTTCAAGACCTCTAACCAGTCCATCCGATGAAGAAAGAGCGATCGCACGAACAGCGTTACCACCGATATGCATTTGCACCTCAGTGATGATTTTTACAGGTTTCCCTTCGATAACTGTATTGATTTCAAGAGCGTTGTAGATCTCTGGAAGTTTGCCGCCCTCGAAAGTAACGTCGATAACGGATCCGATGATTTGTTTTATTTTACCTTTATTCATATTATTACTCCAAGTATTAATTAATGGAAGAAGCTCCCCCTACGATTTCTGAGATCTCTTGAGTGATCTTAGCCTGTCTTACTCTGTTGTAACCACGAGTGAGTGCCTTGATCATATCTCCAGCAGCATCCGTCGCTGACTTCATTGCGATCCTTCTTGCGATATGCTCCGAGCAGACTGCTTCCAAGATTGCTCTTTGGAATGCAATTTTTACGACCATAGGCAAAAGGTTCTCCAAAATTGTCTGAGGATTAGGCTCATATATAACAGTTTCGTTTACAGTTGGCTCAGACGAAGAAGTCTCAGGAGGTTGGATTGGAAGAACTGGTGTTAGTTCAGGAACCTGATTCGCAGAAGATTTATAGACAGTGG of Leptospira sp. GIMC2001 contains these proteins:
- the atpC gene encoding ATP synthase F1 subunit epsilon, with the protein product MSEESTQKSLKVSILSPEKNLFSGEVASVVVPGEVGSFGIYPNHAPLVASLGIGIIQIRKIDGSVLKMVVDGGFVEVRKSVVNILADGADSMESINIAESEARLAELAAMPASLDKVKEIKKAKTRILLKQN
- the atpD gene encoding F0F1 ATP synthase subunit beta — translated: MNKGKIKQIIGSVIDVTFEGGKLPEIYNALEINTVIEGKPVKIITEVQMHIGGNAVRAIALSSSDGLVRGLEVIDTGAPISVPVGEKTLGRIFNVLGEPVDEAGPVSVTDRLPIHRSAPAYEDLSPKTEVFETGIKVIDLLAPYIKGGKTGLFGGAGVGKTVLIQELINNIAKQHGGFSVFAGVGERTREGNDLWREMKESGVIDKTVLCYGQMNEPPGARLRVALSALTMAEHFRDTIGTDVLLFVDNIFRFSQAGSEVSALLGRMPSAVGYQPTLSTEMGALQERITSTQRGSITSVQAIYVPADDLTDPAPATAFTHLDATTVLSRAISDKGIYPAVDPLDSTSRVMNPDILGEEHYSVAREIQRILQRYKDLQDIIAILGMDELSEDDKILVARARKIEKFLSQPFHVAEVFTGAPGKYVKLEDTIRSFKELISGKYDDLPEQAFYMVGSIDDAIEKAKKLRANN